One Aquisediminimonas profunda genomic region harbors:
- a CDS encoding MarR family winged helix-turn-helix transcriptional regulator, which translates to MAVLNARKENSETSPGFLAEANIRRGVESLYFGYSHLTRAIDEELATQGLGRAHHRALYFIARQPDLTVSDLLRLLAITKQSLGRVLNDLAERALVENRPGLVDRRQKLLRLTKAGAALEARLFSSLRDKMAHAYDNAGEEAVTGFWHVLEGLIPESELGRVIALQRKP; encoded by the coding sequence ATGGCTGTCCTAAATGCCCGCAAGGAAAATTCCGAGACTTCGCCAGGCTTTCTGGCTGAAGCGAACATTCGCCGGGGCGTCGAATCCCTCTACTTCGGATATAGCCATCTGACGCGTGCAATCGATGAAGAATTGGCGACACAAGGCCTTGGGCGCGCGCACCATCGCGCGCTCTACTTCATTGCCCGCCAACCGGATTTGACAGTCAGTGATCTTCTCAGGCTGCTGGCGATCACGAAACAATCGCTTGGCCGTGTTCTCAACGACCTAGCCGAACGCGCGCTTGTTGAAAATCGTCCGGGCCTTGTTGATCGGCGGCAAAAGCTGCTCCGTCTCACAAAGGCGGGTGCGGCACTCGAGGCCCGCCTGTTCAGCAGCCTGCGCGACAAGATGGCTCATGCCTATGACAATGCTGGCGAAGAGGCGGTGACGGGATTCTGGCACGTGCTCGAGGGGTTGATACCCGAATCGGAATTGGGGCGCGTCATCGCTCTGCAGCGGAAACCCTAG
- a CDS encoding YbjN domain-containing protein translates to MTIDDLESNDGPSTPIDTLESWFAANGWSHERVGDEEIVAATQGSWGQYELRGVWRDDDRVLQFLAFPDVRVTHDQYSAIYETIGLINEQLWLGHFELWSGNGTLVFRHAALLEGQDEATLSTEQADALIDAAAGELDRFYPVFQFVMWGGKTPAEAITAAMVETQGEA, encoded by the coding sequence ATGACGATTGACGATCTTGAATCGAACGATGGCCCGTCCACGCCCATCGACACGCTTGAAAGCTGGTTCGCGGCCAATGGCTGGAGCCATGAACGTGTCGGAGATGAGGAAATTGTGGCTGCGACGCAGGGATCGTGGGGCCAGTATGAGTTGCGCGGCGTCTGGCGCGATGACGATCGCGTGCTTCAGTTTCTCGCCTTTCCCGACGTCCGGGTGACGCACGACCAATATTCGGCAATCTATGAGACCATCGGCCTGATCAATGAGCAGCTCTGGCTCGGCCATTTCGAGCTCTGGTCAGGAAACGGGACGCTCGTGTTTCGCCATGCCGCCCTTCTGGAGGGGCAGGATGAAGCAACACTGTCGACAGAGCAGGCGGATGCACTGATCGATGCTGCGGCTGGGGAACTTGACCGTTTCTATCCTGTTTTCCAGTTTGTCATGTGGGGCGGAAAGACGCCGGCCGAAGCCATCACTGCCGCAATGGTCGAGACGCAGGGCGAAGCGTGA
- a CDS encoding pyrroline-5-carboxylate reductase family protein has product MSSGLLWIIGCGNMAGAMVRRWIETGMDAAQIRVVDPALPELPGGLSALSAIPANAVPADKILLAVKPQSLDAVAADVARLVGPETRVFSILAGVEIAALKDRFPQAAQIVRIMPNLPAALGKGVIALHSPDGPDDRTNALMAPLGLVEWIEDEELLHLVAALAASGPAFLYRFIDALGIAGARLGLAPDQSERLALATVEGSALLAAQSGERPDVLADRVASKGGMTREGLNVLDAEEALIRLLTATLDAAARRSAEMGDAVRRD; this is encoded by the coding sequence GTGAGCAGCGGCCTGCTCTGGATCATTGGCTGTGGCAATATGGCCGGAGCGATGGTCCGGCGCTGGATCGAAACCGGGATGGATGCCGCGCAGATCAGGGTTGTCGACCCGGCTCTTCCCGAACTGCCCGGCGGACTTTCGGCGCTTTCCGCGATTCCGGCAAATGCGGTCCCTGCCGACAAGATCCTGCTGGCCGTCAAGCCTCAGTCGCTTGATGCCGTTGCCGCAGATGTAGCGCGACTGGTGGGACCGGAGACGCGTGTCTTTTCCATTCTGGCCGGTGTCGAAATTGCGGCGCTCAAGGACCGGTTTCCCCAGGCAGCGCAGATCGTGCGGATCATGCCAAACTTGCCAGCCGCATTGGGCAAGGGGGTGATTGCATTGCACAGCCCGGACGGCCCGGACGACCGGACAAATGCACTCATGGCGCCGCTGGGGCTGGTCGAATGGATTGAGGATGAGGAGCTGCTCCATCTGGTCGCTGCCCTTGCGGCCAGCGGCCCCGCCTTTCTCTACCGTTTCATCGATGCGCTCGGTATTGCTGGAGCCAGACTGGGCCTCGCGCCTGACCAGTCGGAACGGCTTGCACTGGCGACCGTAGAAGGATCGGCGCTCCTGGCCGCACAGTCTGGAGAGCGGCCAGATGTTCTGGCGGATCGCGTGGCGAGCAAGGGCGGCATGACGCGAGAAGGATTGAATGTGCTGGACGCGGAGGAAGCGCTGATCCGACTGCTCACCGCAACGCTTGACGCGGCCGCACGGCGCAGCGCTGAAATGGGCGATGCGGTGCGGCGGGACTAG
- a CDS encoding fumarylacetoacetate hydrolase family protein, translating into MKLASLKSGRDGRLVVVSDDLAWYTDAGHIAPTLQFALDHWDEVEPALRNLATDLAHEAIPMMRFHEREAAAPLPRAYQWADGSAYVNHVALVRQARAADMPDSFWHDPLMYQGGSDGFLGPRDPIPLADESWGCDMEAEVVVVTGDVPQGVSQEDALAAIRLVGLTNDVSLRNLIPGELAKGFGFFQSKPASAFSPVFVTPDALGARWDGAKLHGALCVDFNGKPLGRADAGVDMTFDFGQLIAHAAKTRALGAGTIIGSGTVSNRGPDGGPGKPISDGGLGYSCLAEVRTVETILHGKPETPFMKAGDTVRIWMEDDKHHSLFGAIEQTVSG; encoded by the coding sequence ATGAAACTTGCTTCTTTGAAATCGGGCCGGGATGGCCGCCTTGTCGTCGTCTCGGATGATCTCGCCTGGTATACCGATGCTGGCCATATCGCCCCGACCCTCCAGTTTGCGCTGGACCATTGGGACGAGGTTGAACCGGCCCTGCGCAACCTGGCGACCGATCTGGCGCATGAAGCCATTCCGATGATGCGGTTTCATGAACGCGAGGCGGCGGCCCCGCTCCCCCGCGCCTATCAGTGGGCAGACGGCTCCGCCTATGTGAACCATGTCGCGCTCGTCCGGCAGGCCCGCGCGGCAGATATGCCCGACAGCTTCTGGCATGACCCCCTCATGTATCAGGGCGGATCAGACGGTTTCCTCGGGCCCCGCGATCCCATTCCGCTCGCCGACGAAAGCTGGGGCTGCGACATGGAAGCTGAAGTCGTGGTTGTGACGGGCGACGTGCCCCAGGGCGTTTCGCAGGAAGACGCGCTTGCGGCAATCCGGCTGGTCGGCCTCACCAACGATGTCTCTCTGCGCAACCTCATCCCGGGCGAGCTGGCAAAGGGCTTTGGCTTTTTCCAGTCCAAGCCTGCGAGCGCATTTTCTCCTGTTTTTGTGACACCTGATGCACTGGGCGCCCGCTGGGACGGGGCGAAACTGCATGGCGCGCTCTGCGTCGATTTTAATGGCAAGCCGCTGGGACGAGCCGATGCGGGCGTCGACATGACGTTCGATTTCGGCCAGCTCATTGCCCATGCCGCCAAGACCCGGGCGCTTGGCGCGGGAACGATCATCGGCTCGGGCACCGTCTCCAACCGTGGCCCGGATGGCGGCCCGGGCAAGCCGATCAGCGACGGTGGCCTCGGCTATTCATGCCTCGCCGAAGTCCGCACGGTCGAGACGATTCTCCACGGCAAGCCGGAAACGCCATTCATGAAGGCCGGCGATACTGTCCGTATCTGGATGGAAGACGACAAGCACCACAGCCTGTTCGGGGCCATCGAACAGACCGTGTCCGGCTGA
- a CDS encoding accessory factor UbiK family protein — MQSQNRIFDDLAKIINGAAGTIAGVGREAEASARERAKEWIGGLDFVSRDEFEAVKAMAAAARDEAEALKARLDALEARAAKPAAAKRAARPKG; from the coding sequence GTGCAAAGCCAGAATCGCATTTTCGACGACCTTGCCAAAATCATCAACGGTGCTGCCGGAACAATCGCTGGCGTAGGGCGCGAGGCCGAAGCTTCGGCGCGCGAACGCGCAAAGGAATGGATCGGCGGGCTCGACTTTGTCAGCCGCGATGAATTTGAGGCGGTCAAGGCCATGGCAGCGGCGGCTCGCGATGAGGCAGAGGCCCTCAAGGCCCGGCTCGACGCACTGGAAGCCCGTGCAGCGAAGCCTGCAGCAGCAAAACGCGCTGCCAGGCCCAAGGGCTGA
- a CDS encoding M20/M25/M40 family metallo-hydrolase, protein MRAAVLGAVLAAMSAQQAQAEIRPDQESFRALYKELVETNTTLSSGSCTLAAERLAARMKAAGYTDKDLTIFSTPEKPKEGGLVAVLSGTAKKSKPILLLGHLDVVEANRADWTRDPFTLIEEDGYFYARGASDDKAQSAIWTDTLIRFKQEGFKPKRTIKMALTCGEETVTAFNGAGWLAKNRRDLIDAEYALNEGGGGRVGPDGTRSVLSMQVGEKTVANFRLETTNPGGHSSMPRPDNAIYSLAAALTNIGKYEFPVQFSDTTRSFFSRLAPTLPPKMATAVTALLANPDDKAADAIVSVDPTLHSTLRTTCVATMLDGGHAMNALPQRARAIVNCRIFPGNSVESVQAKLASAINDSQVSITPIIEDRPLASPPPLSPKIFGPAEKLAAEMFPGVPMLPTMSTGATDGIFLEAVGIPTYGVPGIFYDADGGGIHGLNERIRVKSLYDGRDYLFRLVKIYANQN, encoded by the coding sequence ATGCGCGCAGCGGTTTTGGGGGCGGTTTTGGCCGCGATGTCGGCACAGCAGGCCCAGGCCGAAATTCGGCCCGACCAGGAATCGTTCCGCGCGCTCTACAAGGAACTGGTCGAAACCAACACGACGCTTTCGTCAGGCAGCTGCACCCTTGCGGCCGAACGATTGGCTGCGCGCATGAAGGCAGCAGGCTATACGGACAAGGACCTGACGATCTTTTCGACGCCCGAAAAGCCCAAGGAAGGCGGGCTGGTGGCGGTCCTCTCCGGCACTGCCAAGAAGTCAAAGCCCATACTCCTCCTTGGCCATCTTGATGTCGTCGAGGCCAACCGCGCCGACTGGACCCGCGATCCCTTCACGCTGATTGAGGAAGATGGCTATTTCTATGCACGCGGTGCTTCCGACGACAAGGCGCAGTCGGCAATCTGGACCGATACGCTGATCCGGTTCAAACAGGAGGGGTTCAAGCCGAAGCGCACGATCAAGATGGCGCTGACTTGCGGCGAGGAAACCGTCACGGCCTTCAATGGGGCTGGCTGGCTGGCGAAGAACCGCCGCGACCTGATCGATGCCGAATATGCGCTCAACGAAGGCGGCGGTGGACGGGTTGGCCCGGATGGCACGCGCTCGGTTCTGTCAATGCAGGTCGGAGAAAAGACGGTCGCCAATTTCCGTCTGGAGACAACCAATCCCGGCGGCCACAGTTCGATGCCCCGACCCGACAATGCGATCTATTCGCTTGCCGCAGCGCTCACCAATATCGGCAAGTATGAATTCCCGGTCCAGTTCAGCGATACGACACGAAGCTTTTTCAGTCGGCTTGCCCCGACCCTGCCGCCGAAAATGGCGACCGCGGTCACGGCCCTGCTGGCGAACCCGGATGACAAGGCAGCAGACGCGATTGTCTCTGTTGATCCGACGCTGCATTCCACCCTGCGCACCACCTGCGTTGCGACCATGCTGGACGGCGGCCATGCGATGAATGCCCTGCCGCAGCGGGCGCGAGCGATTGTGAACTGCCGTATCTTCCCCGGGAACAGCGTTGAATCCGTGCAGGCGAAGCTTGCGAGTGCGATCAATGACTCGCAGGTCTCGATCACGCCGATCATCGAGGATCGCCCCCTTGCATCGCCGCCACCGCTTTCGCCCAAGATTTTCGGCCCCGCAGAAAAGCTGGCCGCCGAAATGTTCCCCGGCGTGCCAATGCTGCCGACGATGTCAACAGGCGCGACCGATGGCATCTTCCTCGAAGCTGTCGGCATCCCGACCTATGGCGTACCCGGCATCTTCTATGATGCCGATGGCGGTGGCATCCACGGCCTGAACGAACGCATTCGCGTCAAGTCGCTCTATGACGGGCGGGATTATCTGTTCCGGCTGGTGAAAATCTACGCCAACCAGAATTAG